The Platichthys flesus chromosome 8, fPlaFle2.1, whole genome shotgun sequence genome has a window encoding:
- the LOC133959277 gene encoding protocadherin alpha-3-like, protein MMKEFGIVLLRQMMKQRGRDSWRPLLVSLVLLLSARATAAQLRYSISEELKEGSSVGNIAKDLGIDLNVMKQRGFRIMSGTSDALFKVNENDGVLYTNQKIDREEVCKDTAACLINLKTVLENPLEVNYVTVEITDLNDHSPTFPEKTERLEISESALPGAKYQLQNAHDPDGGTHSVQQYKISQNDHFRLEVKDRGRDGKTPILQLQRQLDREARSSHKLLLTAIDGGNPPKTGTVEIYIDVLDVNDNMPVFTKDTYSVVLQENSPIGTTVIKVNATDLDKGANGEVVYSLGSAVKHKIRELFEIDSVTGEITVKGRVDFEEQDSYDIDIQASDKGSIPFRTDKSVIIKIRDTNDNVPEIEVASLSNSVSEDARPGTTVALISITDLDSGVNGKIISSVSEDGPFTLTPSIQDNMFAVVTKSLLDREQQSSYDITIIAKDAGEPALTSEKTIRVFVSDTNDNSPVFSLSPYRLYISENNTPGASVFSVRASDRDEGENALISYHILRNAGIENRVTSFLNINSENGDIVALKSFDFETLKTFRFHVVASDSGTPSLSSNVTVNVFILDQNDNAPIILYPVSSNGSAEGVEEIPRNVNAGHLVTKIRAYDADIGYNGWLLFSLQEVTDHSLFGLDRYTGQIRTLRSFTETDEAEHKLLILVKDNGNVSLSATATVIVRVVEPKQAFAASDVKSSTKADEDNNVTFYLMITVGSVSALFLVSIIVLISMQCSKSTDYTSKYLPEPNYDGTLCHSIQYRSGDKRYMLVGPRMSIGSTIVPGSHANTLMLPDRRGTTGEVR, encoded by the coding sequence ATGATGAAGGAGTTTGGAATCGTACTTTTACGTCAAATGATGAAACAAAGAGGACGGGATTCATGGCGACCATTGCTCGTCAGCTTGGTTCTGCTTTTATCCGCCAGAGCGACCGCGGCACAACTGAGATACTCAATATCTGAGGAGCTGAAAGAGGGAAGTTCTGTTGGGAATATAGCGAAGGATTTGGGAATAGACCTGAATgtaatgaagcagagaggatTTCGTATTATGTCTGGCACCAGTGATGCTCTTTTTAAGGTGAATGAGAATGACGGCGTTCTTTATACGAACCAGAAAATAGACCGAGAGGAGGTGTGTAAGGACACCGCTGCGTGTTTGATTAACCTTAAAACCGTTCTCGAAAACCCATTGGAAGTTAATTATGTCACCGTGGAGATAACAGATTTAAACGACCACTCTCCAACATTTCCGGAGAAAACAGAAAGGCTCGAAATATCCGAGTCTGCGTTGCCAGGGGCGAAATATCAGTTACAGAATGCCCACGATCCGGATGGTGGCACACACTCAGTCCAGCAGTATAAAATCAGCCAGAATGACCATTTTCGTTTAGAAGTTAAAGATCGAGGACGAGATGGTAAAACTCCAATTTTACAATTGCAGAGACAGCTCGACAGAGAGGCCAGAAGTAGCCACAAATTGCTGTTGACAGCTATAGATGGCGGAAATCCACCCAAAACAGGCACAGTTGAAATATACATAGATGTTCTAGATGTTAATGATAATATGCCTGTGTTCACAAAGGACACATATTCAGTGGTGCTTCAGGAGAATTCTCCCATTGGTACAACAGTCATCAAAGTTAATGCAACAGATTTGGACAAAGGAGCCAATGGAGAAGTGGTTTATTCACTTGGCAGTGctgtaaaacataaaatacgAGAGCTATTTGAAATTGATTCCGTTACAGGGGAGATCACTGTGAAAGGTCGTGTAGACTTTGAGGAACAAGACAGTTATGATATTGATATACAGGCGTCTGATAAGGGAAGTATTCCATTCAGAACAGATAAAAGTGTTATTATTAAAATCAGAGATACAAATGATAACGTTCCTGAAATTGAGGTGGCGTCATTATCAAATTCGGTTTCAGAGGACGCTCGACCAGGAACAACCGTAGCGCTTATCAGCATTACGGATTTGGATTCTGGCGTAAATGGCAAAATAATTAGCTCTGTCTCTGAAGACGGTCCATTCACATTAACTCCATCTATACAAGACAACATGTTTGCTGTCGTCACTAAATCACTGCTGGACAGGGAACAACAATCAAGTTATGATATTACAATAATCGCTAAAGATGCAGGCGAACCAGCCTTGACATCCGAGAAGACTATTAGAGTGTTCGTGTCCGATACGAATGACAACAgtcctgtgttttcactgagcCCCTACAGGCTCTACATCAGCGAAAATAACACCCCGGgagcctctgtgttttctgttagaGCGTCTGATCGCGACGAAGGAGAAAATGCGCTTATTTCATATCATATTCTCAGGAATGCAGGTATTGAAAATAGAGTGACATCGTTTCTTAACATCAACTCAGAGAACGGAGACATCGTGGCTCTAAAAAGTTTTGActttgaaacactgaaaacctTTAGGTTCCACGTTGTTGCTTCAGATTCCGGAACTCCGTCACTGAGCAGCAACGTCACAGTGAACGTGTTCATTCTGGATCAGAACGACAACGCTCCAATCATCCTGTATCCAGTCAGCTCCAACGGTTCTGCTGAAGGTGTGGAGGAGATTCCCCGCAATGTGAACGCTGGACACTTGGTGACTAAAATCAGAGCCTATGACGCTGATATAGGATATAACGGCTGGttactgttttcactgcaggaagtTACTGACCACAGTCTCTTTGGCTTGGACCGCTATACAGGACAGATCAGAACACTTCGCtcattcacagagacagacgaggcTGAGCACAAGCTGCTCATactggtcaaagacaatgggaaCGTGTCACTCTCAGCAACAGCTACTGTCATTGTCAGAGTCGTGGAGCCCAAACAAGCTTTTGCAGCTTCTGATGTTAAAAGCTCAACAAAAGCAGATGAGGACaataatgtgactttttacCTGATGATAACCGTGGGCTCAGTTTCAGCTCTTTTCCTCGTCAGTATCATTGTGCTGATTTCAATGCAGTGCTCAAAGTCCACAGACTACACTTCTAAATATCTGCCAGAGCCTAATTATGATGGGACACTGTGTCACAGCATCCAGTACAGATCTGGAGACAAACGCTACATGTTAGTTGGACCCAGGATGAGTATAGGATCTACTATAGTCCCAGGAAGCCATGCCAATACACTAATGCTGCCTGACAGGAGAGGGACAACCGGAGAGGTAAGATAG
- the LOC133959187 gene encoding protocadherin alpha-3-like, translated as MEQRGCLTVRERTKWMVYVMVLFTVCGRVSAQVRYSVAEEVKEGTAVGNIAKDLGLDKTTLKERGYRIVYSSTEPPFRVNQDDGILYVNRNIDREEACDRSKVCVIELKTVLENPLEVHYVAVDILDVNDHAPMFPESEMMLEISESALPGAKFQLQAARDADSGLLSVQQYKLSHTEHFRLEVKDRGEDRKTPSLVLQKPLDRESVKTHVLFLTATDGGKPPHSGNMTIIVDVNDVNDNPPVFTKNSYNVNVKENSPLGTTVIQVNATDMDEGSNGEVQYSFGKDVDARARARFDLNPVTGVITVAGAIDFEDSGRYEIDIQATDKGAAPLTTDKPVVIHIIDVNDNAPEIEVTSFSRALSEDSKPGTTVALISVKDADSGLNGKVLCHISQDLPFLLAPSLQNNMYSLVTKLLLDREKQSQYNVTIVARDTGEPSLSSDKTIRIVVSDVNDNRPEFSQNPYTFYITENNTPDTSLLSVSARDVDEGSNALISYQMLRERREENLFSSFLNINSENGDITALKSFDFETVKTFQFHVVASDSGTPTLSSNVTVHVFILDQNDNAPVILYPVSSNGSAEGVEEIPRNVNAGHLVTKVRAYDADIGYNGWLLFSLQEVTDHSLFGLDRYTGQIRTLRSFTETDEAEHKLLILVKDNGNVSLSATATVIVKVVEPKEAFVASDVKSSTKADEDNNVAFYLMITVGSVSALFLVSIIVLISMQCSKSTDYTSKYLPEPNYDGTLCHSIQYRSGDKRYMLVGPRMSIGSTIAPGSHANTLMLPDRRGISGEVRLYLK; from the coding sequence ATGGAACAAAGGGGATGTCTGACGGTGAGAGAGCGGACAAAGTGGATGGTCTACGTGATGGTTTTGTTCACGGTTTGTGGCAGAGTTTCAGCACAAGTCCGATATTCCGTCGCTGAGGAAGTGAAAGAAGGAACTGCTGTTGGAAATATTGCGAAGGATTTAGGTCTTGATAAGACCACGCTGAAGGAGAGGGGTTACCGCATTGTCTACAGCTCGACAGAGCCTCCTTTCCGAGTGAATCAGGACGATGGTATCTTGTATGTGAACCGTAACATTGACAGAGAGGAAGCGTGCGACCGAAGCAAGGTCTGTGTCATCGAATTAAAAACTGTACTAGAAAACCCACTGGAGGTCCACTACGTAGCAGTGGATATTCTGGATGTAAACGACCACGCACCGATGTTTCCTGAAAGTGAGATGATGTTAGAGATTTCTGAATCTGCATTACCGGGAGCAAAATTTCAGTTACAAGCTGCGCGTGATGCTGATAGTGGTTTATTATCCGTTCAGCAGTACAAGTTGAGTCACACTGAACATTTTCGTTTGGAAGTGAAAGATCGCGGCGAGGACCGTAAAACTCCCAGTTTAGTTCTTCAAAAACCCCTGGATAGAGAATCCGTCAAGACCCATGTGTTATTTCTGACAGCCACTGACGGAGGTAAACCTCCACACTCCGGTAACATGACAATAATTGTTGATGTAAATGATGTAAATGATAACCCCCCAGTTTTCACAAAAAATTcatataatgtaaatgtaaaagaaaattctCCACTTGGAACGACAGTTATTCAAGTTAATGCAACAGATATGGATGAAGGTTCAAACGGTGAAGTACAATATTCATTTGGGAAAGACGTGGATGCACGAGCACGTGCACGTTTCGATTTAAATCCGGTGACTGGAGTCATAACTGTGGCAGGGGCCATAGATTTTGAAGACAGTGGCAGATATGAAATTGATATACAGGCAACAGACAAAGGCGCAGCGCCACTGACAACAGACAAACCCGTCGTTATTCACATTATTGACGTAAACGATAACGCACCAGAGATTGAGGTGACATCTTTTTCACGTGCACTGTCGGAGGATTCTAAACCAGGGACCACAGTGGCGTTGATTAGTGTTAAGGACGCAGATTCTGGTCTCAATGGAAAAGTGTTGTGTCATATAAGTCAAGATCTTCCTTTTCTGCTCGCTCCTTCTTTACAAAACAACATGTATTCTCTAGTAACCAAGTTGCTTTTGGATCGAGAGAAGCAATCTCAATATAATGTAACCATCGTCGCCAGAGACACAGGAGAACCATCCCTGTCATCAGATAAAACTATAAGAATTGTTGTGTCAGATGTGAATGACAACAGACCAGAGTTTTCTCAGAACCCATATACTTTCTACATAACCGAGAACAACACCCCAGACACGTCTCTTCTTTCAGTGTCAGCCCGAGATGTTGACGAGGGAAGTAATGCgctgatttcatatcaaatgttgagggagaggagagaagagaaccTATTCAGCTCTTTTCTAAACATCAACTCAGAGAACGGAGACATCACCGCACTAAAAAGTTTCGACTTTGAAACAGTAAAAACTTTCCAGTTCCACGTTGTAGCGTCAGACTCCGGCACTCCAACACTGAGCAGCAACGTCACTGTGCACGTGTTCATTTTGGATCAGAACGACAACGCTCCAGTCATCCTGTATCCAGTCAGCTCCAACGGTTCTGCTGAAGGTGTGGAGGAGATTCCCCGCAATGTGAACGCAGGACACTTGGTGACTAAAGTCAGAGCCTATGACGCTGATATAGGTTATAACGGCTGGttactgttttcactgcaggaagtTACTGACCACAGTCTCTTTGGCTTGGACCGCTATACAGGACAGATCAGAACACTGCGCtcattcacagagacagacgaggcTGAGCACAAACTGCTCATactggtcaaagacaatgggaaCGTGTCCCTCTCAGCAACAGCTACTGTCATCGTCAAAGTCGTGGAACCCAAAGAAGCTTTTGTAGCTTCTGATGTGAAAAGTTCAACAAAAGCAGATGAGGACAATAATGTGGCTTTTTACCTGATGATAACTGTGGGCTCAGTTTCAGCTCTTTTTCTCGTCAGTATCATCGTGCTGATTTCAATGCAGTGCTCAAAGTCCACAGACTACACTTCTAAATATCTGCCAGAGCCTAATTATGATGGGACACTGTGTCACAGCATCCAGTACAGATCTGGAGACAAACGCTACATGTTAGTTGGACCCAGGATGAGTATAGGATCTACTATAGCCCCAGGAAGCCATGCCAACACACTAATGCTGCCTGACAGGAGGGGGATATCTGGAGAGGTAAGATTATATTTAAAGTAA